Part of the Odontesthes bonariensis isolate fOdoBon6 chromosome 15, fOdoBon6.hap1, whole genome shotgun sequence genome, ACAGCtctgataaaaacaacaaatgtccaGTGAAAGAAGACCAGCTCCCTGACGCGACCTTGTAAAAGACCCGTGTGTATTTTGGCAGGTGGTACTGGGATTAAAACCTGACGTGTCTCTGATAAGAaatgtgtctgtgcatgtgccACGTTGTCAAGCAGAGAGCACAGGTGTAGAGTCAACCCCTTCACCAATTTCTGTTTCTGGGAAAGAAACATCCGACCTAAACCATGTCTGGACTGAACGCTTCCCTCGGATACTTCCTCGCTGCCGTGATTTTTGCAGCCTTCGTTCGAAAACTCTTTAAGAAATGGCCACGGCTCGGCTTCGTTTCAGAGTTTGCCTCCTCGTTCATGCTGGTGGCGTGTTGGCTAGAGATTCAAACCATAGTGGAGGTGGGCGAGTGGGCCGGGGGCCTGGGTCCTGATGTGACCGTGACCATACTGTTTGTGGTGCTGCTGACTCATGGTGTGATCTGTGGTGGAGCGTCAGGGAACCCCAGCCTGGCTGTGCAGAACTTCCTGCAGCTGGAGGCCTCCACCCTGCCCACTCTGCTCGCCGTTGCGGCTCAGTTCCTCGGGGCACACCTCGCCCTCCTTGCAGCTGGGTTCTTTTGGGGCCTGGAGCTGACGGACATGCACATAATCAAAGTCCTGATGAGCAGCGAGTGCAGTGCGTCCCTGCTGGTCCCTGTGCTTCAGGGCTTCTTTACAGAGAGCGCCTGTGCTTTCATCTT contains:
- the aqp12 gene encoding aquaporin 12, with the translated sequence MSGLNASLGYFLAAVIFAAFVRKLFKKWPRLGFVSEFASSFMLVACWLEIQTIVEVGEWAGGLGPDVTVTILFVVLLTHGVICGGASGNPSLAVQNFLQLEASTLPTLLAVAAQFLGAHLALLAAGFFWGLELTDMHIIKVLMSSECSASLLVPVLQGFFTESACAFIFHLIHLSLRRRSALIRVPLVAVLLTFLSHTARPYTSAYINPSLAYGLTFHCPGFTFREYAVVYWLSSLTGMALALLLYMGHIPRIFAKNLLYCRKTRLRVPKGDKVEKKKM